A window of the Hevea brasiliensis isolate MT/VB/25A 57/8 chromosome 6, ASM3005281v1, whole genome shotgun sequence genome harbors these coding sequences:
- the LOC110631622 gene encoding GATA transcription factor 9, whose amino-acid sequence MEAPDFFIGGYFSSGAAAEFLPDKRISDQKPGDHFVVDDLLHFPNEDDAIMTDGFFDNITKNCTATIDSSVFNSNDSSNSSISGNQVGHQNLADSHFSSELCIPYDDLAELEWLSNFVEDSFSMEQNLQGNLHILSGSKPPTPESSSSESHAEPVARNLNNPMFEHETPLPGKARSKRSRAAPCDWSTRLVHLSHATKPSSKKQENHNSNPGTEAPVRNCLHCQAEKTPQWRTGPMGPKTLCNACGVRYKSGRLVPEYRPAASPTFVSTKHSNSHRKVLELRRQKELQRAQQEQFLHQSSIFGVSNGGEDFLIHHHSGSNFRHMI is encoded by the exons ATGGAGGCACCGGACTTCTTTATCGGTGGCTACTTCAGCAGCGGAGCAGCGGCTGAGTTCTTGCCTGACAAAAGAATTTCTGATCAGAAACCTGGGGACCACTTCGTAGTCGATGACCTTCTCCATTTCCCAAACGAGGATGATGCTATAATGACAGATGGTTTCTTTGATAATATCACTAAAAATTGCACTGCTACTATTGATTCTTCCGTGTTCAACTCCAATGACAGCAGCAATTCTTCCATTTCCGGCAATCAAGTCGGTCACCAGAACTTAGCTGATTCTCACTTCTCCAGCGAACTCTGCATTCCG TATGATGACTTGGCTGAGCTTGAATGGCTCTCAAATTTTGTGGAAGATTCTTTCTCAATGGAACAAAACCTCCAAGGCAACCTCCACATTCTCTCCGGATCCAAACCACCGACACCCGAGTCCTCTTCATCTGAATCCCACGCGGAACCAGTCGCCCGTAATCTTAACAACCCAATGTTTGAGCACGAAACTCCACTCCCCGGTAAGGCCCGTTCCAAGCGCTCCCGAGCTGCCCCATGTGATTGGTCCACGCGTCTCGTCCACCTCTCACACGCGACCAAACCGTCCTCCAAAAAACAAGAGAATCATAATTCGAATCCCGGTACGGAAGCTCCGGTCAGGAATTGTCTTCATTGTCAGGCGGAGAAGACCCCTCAATGGCGGACTGGCCCTATGGGACCAAAAACTTTGTGTAATGCTTGTGGAGTACGATACAAGTCGGGTCGGTTGGTACCCGAATATCGACCTGCAGCGAGTCCAACTTTTGTGTCGACGAAGCATTCAAATTCTCACAGGAAAGTTTTGGAGCTTAGAAGACAGAAGGAATTGCAAAGAGCACAACAGGAACAGTTTCTACATCAAAGTTCAATTTTTGGCGTATCCAACGGTGGCGAAGATTTCTTGATCCATCATCACAGTGGGTCCAATTTTAGACATATGATCTAG